The following coding sequences lie in one Pseudomonas sp. B33.4 genomic window:
- the dxs gene encoding 1-deoxy-D-xylulose-5-phosphate synthase: MPTTFHEIPRKRPTTPLLDRANTPDGLRRLGEAELETLADELRLELLYTVGQTGGHFGAGLGVIELTIALHYVFDTPDDRLLWDVGHQAYPHKILTGRRERMGTLRQKDGIAAFPRRSESEYDTFGVGHSSTSISAALGMAIAARLQNSDRKAIAVIGDGALTAGMAFEALNHAPEVNANMLVILNDNDMSISRNVGGLSNYLAKILSSRTYASMREGSKKVLSRLPGAWEIARRTEEYAKGMLVPGTLFEELGWNYIGPIDGHDLPTLIATLRNMRDLKGPQFLHIVTKKGKGFAPAEVDPIGYHAITKLEPLDAPAAAPKQASGPKYSAVFGEWLCDMAAADPRLVGITPAMKEGSDLVAFSERFPLRYFDVAIAEQHAVTFAAGMACEGAKPVVAIYSTFLQRGYDQLVHDVAVQNLDVLFAIDRAGLVGEDGPTHAGSFDLSYLRCIPGMVIMTPSDENELRKMLTTGHLYNGPAAVRYPRGNGPNATIEKDLEPIEIGKGIVRRQGSKIALLVFGVQLTEALKVAEKLDATVVDMRFVKPLDEALVREIAGSHELLVTIEENAIMGGAGGAVSEFLARENILKSMLHLGLPDVYVEHAKPAQMLAECGLDEAGIEASIRERLTLLDK; encoded by the coding sequence ATGCCCACGACGTTTCATGAGATTCCCCGCAAGCGCCCGACCACGCCCCTGCTCGACCGCGCGAACACGCCGGACGGCCTGCGCCGGTTAGGCGAAGCCGAGCTGGAAACCCTGGCCGATGAGTTGCGCCTGGAACTGCTCTACACGGTCGGCCAGACCGGTGGGCATTTCGGTGCCGGCCTGGGCGTGATCGAGCTGACCATCGCGTTGCATTACGTCTTCGACACACCGGACGACCGTCTGCTGTGGGACGTCGGGCATCAGGCGTATCCGCACAAGATCCTCACCGGTCGCCGCGAGCGCATGGGCACCCTGCGCCAGAAGGACGGCATCGCCGCTTTCCCGCGTCGCTCCGAGAGCGAGTACGACACTTTTGGCGTCGGCCACTCCAGCACCTCGATCAGCGCAGCGCTGGGCATGGCCATTGCCGCCCGCCTGCAGAACAGCGATCGCAAGGCAATTGCCGTGATCGGCGATGGCGCGTTGACCGCCGGCATGGCTTTCGAGGCGCTGAACCACGCGCCGGAAGTGAACGCCAACATGCTGGTGATCCTTAACGACAACGACATGTCGATCTCGCGCAATGTCGGCGGCCTGTCGAATTATCTGGCGAAAATCCTTTCAAGTCGCACTTACGCGAGCATGCGTGAGGGCAGCAAGAAAGTCCTGTCGCGCCTGCCCGGCGCCTGGGAAATTGCCCGTCGTACCGAAGAATACGCCAAAGGCATGCTGGTCCCCGGCACCCTGTTCGAAGAGCTGGGCTGGAACTACATCGGCCCGATCGACGGCCACGACCTGCCAACGCTGATCGCCACGCTGCGCAACATGCGTGATCTGAAAGGCCCGCAGTTCCTGCACATCGTCACCAAGAAAGGCAAAGGCTTCGCCCCGGCGGAAGTCGACCCGATCGGTTACCACGCGATCACCAAACTGGAACCACTGGACGCTCCGGCCGCCGCGCCAAAGCAGGCCAGCGGGCCGAAATACTCGGCGGTGTTCGGCGAATGGTTGTGCGACATGGCTGCGGCTGATCCACGTCTGGTCGGGATTACCCCGGCGATGAAGGAAGGCTCGGACCTGGTGGCGTTCAGCGAACGTTTCCCGCTGCGCTACTTCGACGTGGCGATTGCCGAGCAACACGCGGTGACGTTCGCCGCCGGCATGGCCTGTGAAGGCGCAAAACCGGTGGTAGCGATCTACTCGACGTTCCTCCAGCGTGGTTACGACCAGTTAGTGCATGACGTCGCGGTGCAGAACCTCGACGTTTTGTTCGCCATCGACCGTGCAGGTTTAGTTGGCGAAGACGGCCCGACCCACGCTGGCAGCTTCGATCTGTCGTATCTGCGTTGCATCCCGGGCATGGTCATCATGACCCCGAGCGATGAAAACGAACTGCGCAAAATGCTCACCACCGGTCACCTCTACAACGGCCCGGCGGCGGTGCGTTACCCGCGTGGCAATGGACCGAATGCGACCATTGAGAAAGACCTCGAACCGATCGAAATCGGCAAGGGCATCGTCCGTCGTCAGGGCAGCAAAATCGCCCTGCTGGTCTTTGGTGTGCAACTGACCGAAGCGCTGAAAGTTGCCGAGAAGCTGGATGCCACGGTGGTCGACATGCGCTTCGTCAAACCGCTCGATGAAGCGCTGGTGCGCGAGATTGCCGGCAGCCACGAATTGCTGGTGACCATCGAAGAGAACGCGATCATGGGCGGCGCCGGTGGCGCGGTCAGCGAGTTCCTCGCGCGTGAGAACATCCTCAAGTCGATGCTGCATCTGGGCTTGCCGGATGTTTACGTAGAGCACGCGAAACCTGCGCAGATGCTGGCTGAGTGCGGGCTGGATGAGGCCGGGATCGAAGCGTCGATTCGCGAGCGTCTGACCTTACTCGACAAATAA
- a CDS encoding TonB-dependent receptor domain-containing protein codes for MNLTRLALPFLLLPATNALADTFERDQALKLPDMLISANRQVEARNDSSAANTVFTREDIDRLQPSDVPDLLRRVPGVQVAQAGGRGSLPGIYIRGTQSAQSLVLVDGQRIGSSTSGDSNLQHLNIEQIERVEVLRGSRSVIYGSDAIGGVIQIFTRRGTEQGLQPRMHVGFGSNQTWERSVGLSGGDEQTRFNLGASLDETAGIDRTHESYPSDGDHDAYRNKSVSLSLSHALTDDIEIGANLLDNRGKGEFDNPFGRFDMNTFESVQQQPYSDFNVSSVSSYVDARINEIWKTRLEFGHTENREKTLDKLSDERTVFNTYRDSVNWQNDLTLDARNSLILGGDWYEDRVNSSTAFDEDSRWNRAAFIQHRYQADSFSTELGLRHDDNQQFGSQNTWSGTFTLPLNPDNDLLLSYSEGFRAPTFNDLYYPDFSNPDLKPETSKSYELQWRSQLTDNSRLEASIYRTDLEDAIIVGSNSRPENVASARINGFEAALKQELLGWQSNLGVAIIDPRDRDSGHTLARRARRTLSWDLDRQFDQVGLGASWQAVSSSYDDKDNTQALGGYALFGLRSSWALNREIKLELKVDNVFDKGYSRANYSYDGSQYGYREEGRAWMFGVTWTPQL; via the coding sequence ATGAACCTCACGCGCCTCGCCCTGCCCTTCCTCCTGCTGCCAGCCACCAACGCGCTCGCCGATACCTTCGAACGCGACCAAGCCCTGAAGCTGCCGGACATGCTGATCTCCGCCAACCGCCAGGTCGAAGCACGCAACGACAGCAGCGCCGCCAACACGGTGTTTACCCGCGAAGACATCGACCGCCTGCAACCGAGCGACGTGCCGGATCTGCTGCGGCGCGTGCCCGGTGTGCAAGTGGCGCAGGCCGGCGGGCGCGGCAGTCTGCCGGGCATTTACATTCGCGGCACGCAGTCGGCGCAAAGTCTGGTGCTGGTCGACGGCCAGCGCATCGGCAGTTCGACGTCCGGCGACAGCAATCTGCAGCATCTGAACATCGAGCAAATCGAACGCGTGGAAGTGCTGCGCGGTTCGCGCTCGGTCATTTACGGCAGCGATGCGATTGGCGGGGTGATTCAGATTTTCACCCGGCGCGGCACCGAGCAAGGCTTGCAGCCACGGATGCACGTCGGTTTCGGCAGCAACCAGACCTGGGAACGCAGCGTTGGTTTGTCCGGCGGCGATGAGCAAACCCGTTTCAACCTCGGCGCCAGCCTTGATGAAACCGCCGGGATTGACCGTACTCACGAGTCGTACCCGAGCGATGGCGATCACGACGCCTATCGCAATAAATCCGTCAGCCTGAGCCTCAGCCATGCGCTGACCGATGACATCGAAATCGGCGCCAATCTGCTGGATAACCGTGGCAAGGGGGAGTTCGACAATCCGTTCGGCCGCTTCGACATGAATACGTTCGAGTCTGTGCAACAGCAGCCCTACAGCGATTTCAACGTCAGCAGTGTCAGCAGTTACGTCGATGCGCGGATCAACGAGATCTGGAAAACCCGCCTTGAATTCGGCCATACCGAGAACCGCGAGAAGACCCTCGACAAGCTCAGCGACGAACGCACGGTGTTCAATACTTATCGCGACTCGGTGAACTGGCAGAACGACCTGACGCTGGACGCACGCAACAGCCTGATTCTCGGTGGTGACTGGTACGAAGACCGGGTCAACAGCAGCACAGCGTTCGACGAGGACAGCCGCTGGAACCGTGCGGCGTTTATCCAGCATCGCTATCAGGCCGACAGTTTCTCCACCGAACTCGGTCTGCGTCATGACGACAACCAGCAGTTCGGCAGCCAGAACACCTGGAGTGGCACCTTCACCCTGCCGCTGAATCCGGACAATGATCTGTTGCTGAGCTACAGCGAAGGCTTCCGTGCGCCGACCTTCAACGACCTGTACTACCCGGATTTCAGCAACCCGGATCTGAAGCCGGAAACCTCGAAAAGCTACGAGCTGCAATGGCGCAGTCAGTTGACTGATAACAGCCGTCTGGAGGCGTCGATCTACCGTACGGATCTGGAAGACGCGATCATCGTCGGCAGCAACTCACGCCCGGAGAACGTCGCCTCTGCGCGAATCAACGGCTTTGAAGCAGCGCTGAAACAGGAACTGCTCGGCTGGCAAAGCAACCTTGGCGTAGCGATCATCGATCCGCGCGACCGCGATAGCGGCCACACATTGGCGCGTCGCGCACGGCGGACGTTGAGCTGGGATCTGGATCGACAGTTTGACCAAGTCGGCCTCGGTGCCAGTTGGCAGGCGGTCAGCAGCAGTTATGACGATAAGGACAATACGCAGGCGCTGGGTGGCTATGCGCTGTTCGGCTTGCGCAGCAGTTGGGCACTGAACCGCGAGATCAAGCTGGAGCTGAAGGTCGATAACGTTTTCGACAAAGGCTACAGCCGCGCGAACTACAGCTATGACGGTAGCCAGTATGGTTATCGTGAGGAAGGTCGGGCGTGGATGTTTGGGGTCACCTGGACGCCCCAGCTTTGA
- a CDS encoding cobalamin-binding protein, with protein MRRLWLAVLLLAVSVPVLASLRVVSLAPSLSEIVVELDSADLLVGVLDAGERPAEIASVPSVGRYGQLDMEQLLSLKPDLLLLWPGSVGPAQRDQLKRLGIPTFVAEAHSFEQLTTQIEEIAAQLGRPERGMARATALRKQLAELRQRYHRDAPLRVFYQVWDKPLYTVGGGQIISDALEVCGARNVFGDLSLPAPQVSIESVLQRDPEVVLAGDQSQLEAWKSWPQVAAVKQGKLLLVTDKGLERPSGQMIDATAKLCQLIAPDR; from the coding sequence ATGCGCCGTCTGTGGCTGGCGGTTCTGCTGCTGGCCGTCTCGGTTCCGGTGCTGGCGAGCCTGCGGGTGGTCAGTCTCGCACCCTCCCTTTCTGAAATCGTTGTCGAACTGGATTCGGCTGACCTGTTGGTCGGCGTGCTGGATGCCGGTGAGCGCCCTGCCGAGATTGCCAGCGTGCCGTCGGTTGGGCGTTACGGCCAACTCGACATGGAACAGTTGCTGAGCCTAAAGCCTGACTTGTTATTGCTCTGGCCCGGCAGCGTCGGCCCGGCGCAGCGTGATCAGCTGAAGCGCCTGGGCATCCCGACCTTCGTCGCCGAAGCGCATTCCTTCGAACAGCTCACTACCCAGATAGAAGAAATCGCCGCGCAATTGGGGCGACCCGAGCGTGGGATGGCGCGGGCGACGGCATTGCGCAAACAACTCGCCGAGCTACGCCAGCGCTATCACCGGGACGCGCCGTTGCGGGTGTTTTATCAGGTCTGGGACAAGCCGCTGTATACCGTCGGTGGCGGGCAGATCATCAGTGATGCGCTGGAGGTGTGCGGCGCGCGCAATGTGTTTGGCGACCTGAGTCTGCCGGCGCCGCAGGTGAGCATTGAGTCGGTGCTGCAGCGCGATCCAGAGGTAGTTCTGGCTGGGGATCAGTCGCAGCTCGAAGCGTGGAAAAGCTGGCCGCAAGTAGCAGCGGTGAAGCAGGGGAAATTGCTGTTGGTTACCGATAAAGGCCTTGAGCGCCCAAGCGGCCAAATGATCGATGCCACCGCCAAACTCTGCCAGTTGATCGCGCCTGACCGCTGA
- a CDS encoding MFS transporter, whose translation MTRGQVRRRLSVDWWKYLALALVPLFVLNALFGQGEGILPVLAMPFFIAGVASMFVSLKFFGRYKHALIATQKALDTPDEPAAWIALAARRRSAFLAAALPAWIGALAVFVGLEAVPLMLLALSTAVLFYLYRIPRQLG comes from the coding sequence GTGACCCGCGGTCAGGTGCGGCGCCGGTTGTCGGTCGATTGGTGGAAATACCTCGCGCTGGCGCTGGTGCCGTTGTTCGTGCTCAACGCGCTGTTTGGTCAGGGCGAAGGGATTCTGCCGGTACTGGCGATGCCGTTTTTCATCGCCGGCGTCGCGTCGATGTTTGTCAGCCTGAAGTTTTTCGGCCGTTACAAACACGCGCTGATCGCCACGCAAAAAGCCCTCGATACCCCGGATGAACCGGCCGCGTGGATTGCTCTCGCAGCGCGTCGTCGTTCGGCTTTCCTAGCGGCTGCATTACCGGCGTGGATCGGTGCGCTGGCGGTGTTTGTCGGTCTCGAAGCCGTGCCGCTGATGCTGCTGGCACTGTCCACGGCGGTGCTGTTCTACCTCTACCGTATTCCGCGTCAACTCGGTTGA
- the ribA gene encoding GTP cyclohydrolase II — protein MPVVFVAASKLPTPFAQFTMHGFLDEATGREHVVLSLGEIADGAPVLGRLHSECLTGDALFSQRCDCGSQLEGALKAIAREGRGVLLYLRQEGRGIGLLNKIRAYELQDGGADTVEANERLGFAADQRDYAMCLPMLEHLGVKSLRLMTNNPRKVKALTDMGITVAERVPLHTGHNPHNKLYLATKASKLDHMMGNEHQGEVDRA, from the coding sequence GTGCCTGTCGTCTTTGTCGCCGCTTCCAAGCTGCCAACACCTTTTGCGCAATTCACCATGCACGGTTTTCTCGATGAAGCCACCGGCCGCGAGCACGTCGTGTTGAGCCTGGGTGAAATTGCCGACGGTGCCCCGGTTCTCGGCCGTTTGCACTCCGAATGCCTGACCGGCGATGCCTTGTTCAGCCAGCGCTGCGACTGCGGCTCGCAACTCGAAGGCGCGCTCAAAGCCATCGCCCGTGAAGGCCGGGGCGTGTTGCTCTACCTGCGTCAGGAAGGTCGCGGCATCGGCTTGTTGAACAAGATCCGTGCCTACGAATTGCAGGACGGCGGCGCCGACACCGTTGAAGCCAACGAGCGTCTGGGCTTTGCCGCTGACCAGCGCGATTACGCGATGTGCCTGCCGATGCTCGAGCATCTGGGCGTGAAATCCCTGCGTCTGATGACCAACAACCCGCGCAAGGTTAAAGCCTTGACCGATATGGGCATTACCGTCGCCGAGCGTGTGCCGCTGCACACCGGGCACAACCCGCACAACAAACTCTACCTGGCAACCAAGGCCAGCAAGCTCGACCACATGATGGGCAACGAGCATCAGGGCGAGGTTGATCGCGCGTGA
- a CDS encoding transporter substrate-binding domain-containing protein: MARRWLALVVLALLGTVAGAQEAAPTPAVIHLASEDWEDYTAADGHGLGWDVLRKVFEPVGVKLDMRTVPYTRSVGLVQLKEVDALVGSYRDEAEKVLYPHWNFDSDHIYALGLASNPSPTQATLGKYRLAWVRGYRYENYLPNIKRYNQIERRTGILSMLKQGRADYYIDALTEIEAVVKTAADQTQYRYSHLAELPLFLGFADTPQARALMALYDQRMEQLVKSGELKPIFEKWKQPYPFTTGATNPL; encoded by the coding sequence ATGGCTCGACGCTGGTTGGCGTTAGTGGTTTTGGCTTTGCTGGGCACCGTGGCCGGTGCGCAGGAAGCTGCGCCGACGCCGGCGGTCATCCATCTGGCCAGCGAAGACTGGGAAGACTACACCGCCGCCGACGGCCATGGCCTGGGTTGGGACGTGTTGCGCAAGGTGTTCGAACCGGTCGGGGTGAAGCTGGATATGCGCACGGTGCCCTACACCCGTTCGGTCGGTTTGGTGCAGTTGAAGGAAGTCGACGCGCTGGTCGGCTCTTATCGTGACGAAGCCGAAAAGGTCTTGTACCCGCACTGGAACTTCGATTCCGACCACATCTATGCGTTGGGTCTGGCGAGCAATCCCTCGCCGACACAGGCGACGCTGGGCAAGTATCGACTGGCCTGGGTACGCGGCTATCGTTACGAAAACTACCTGCCGAACATCAAGCGGTATAACCAGATCGAGCGTCGTACCGGCATTCTGTCGATGCTCAAGCAGGGGCGGGCGGATTACTACATTGATGCGCTGACCGAGATTGAAGCGGTGGTGAAAACGGCGGCCGATCAAACGCAATATCGCTATTCGCATCTGGCCGAGCTGCCGCTGTTTCTTGGCTTTGCCGACACTCCACAGGCACGGGCGCTGATGGCGCTGTATGACCAACGCATGGAACAGTTGGTGAAGAGCGGCGAGTTGAAGCCGATCTTCGAGAAGTGGAAGCAGCCCTATCCCTTCACTACGGGCGCGACGAATCCCCTGTAG
- a CDS encoding phosphatidylglycerophosphatase A — protein sequence MTDHPKQVPAEFVPPSVWRNPWHFLAFGFGSGTLPKAPGTWGSLVALPFIPLWQMLPDWGYWLMLGITMLFGFWLCGKVADDLRVHDHEGIVWDEMVGMWITLWLVPEGWYWLLAGFLVFRFFDILKPWPIRWIDRHVHGGVGIMLDDVLAGVFAWLAMQGLVWVFA from the coding sequence GTGACAGATCACCCGAAACAGGTTCCGGCCGAATTCGTTCCGCCGTCGGTCTGGCGCAATCCCTGGCATTTTCTCGCGTTCGGCTTTGGTTCCGGCACCTTGCCGAAAGCCCCGGGCACGTGGGGCTCGTTAGTTGCGCTACCCTTTATTCCGTTGTGGCAGATGTTGCCCGACTGGGGTTACTGGCTGATGCTTGGGATCACCATGCTGTTCGGCTTCTGGCTGTGCGGCAAGGTCGCCGACGATCTGCGGGTACACGACCACGAAGGTATCGTCTGGGACGAAATGGTCGGGATGTGGATCACCCTGTGGCTGGTGCCGGAAGGCTGGTACTGGTTGCTCGCGGGTTTTCTGGTGTTCCGCTTCTTCGACATTCTCAAGCCGTGGCCGATTCGCTGGATCGACCGACATGTTCACGGCGGCGTCGGGATCATGCTCGATGACGTGCTGGCGGGGGTATTTGCCTGGCTGGCCATGCAGGGACTGGTGTGGGTTTTCGCCTGA
- the thiL gene encoding thiamine-phosphate kinase translates to MGEFELIRNFFAAAPCAQGGEGVALGIGDDCALLAVPPGEQLAISTDTLVAGVHFADPCDPFLLGQRSLAVAVSDLAAMGATPVAFTLALTVPTVTADWLQAYARGLNRMARSCGVALVGGDTTRGPLSLTVTVLGRVPAGQALTRSGAQPGDLLCVGGELGNAAGALPLVLGQRDAEPDIAQPLLDHYWSPQPQLALGQALRGKATSALDISDGLLADCGHIALASKVRLEIERERVPLSDALVAFLGQRGAERAALSGGDDYVLAFTLPSVELPALLANGWPIHVIGRVSEGQGVVLLDREGHDITPQIRGYQHFQETP, encoded by the coding sequence ATGGGCGAGTTTGAGCTGATCCGTAACTTCTTCGCCGCCGCGCCTTGTGCGCAGGGCGGCGAAGGCGTTGCTCTGGGGATCGGCGATGACTGCGCCTTGCTCGCTGTTCCCCCTGGGGAGCAGTTGGCGATCTCTACCGATACGCTGGTGGCCGGTGTGCATTTCGCCGACCCCTGCGATCCGTTTCTGCTCGGTCAGCGCTCGCTGGCCGTTGCGGTCAGCGATCTGGCCGCCATGGGCGCCACGCCCGTTGCCTTTACCCTTGCCCTGACTGTACCGACGGTGACTGCCGATTGGCTGCAAGCCTATGCCCGCGGTTTGAACCGCATGGCGCGGAGCTGCGGCGTTGCGCTGGTCGGCGGCGATACCACGCGCGGGCCGTTGAGTCTGACAGTAACGGTGTTGGGTCGAGTGCCGGCGGGTCAGGCGTTGACCCGCAGCGGCGCGCAACCGGGCGACTTGCTCTGTGTCGGCGGTGAGTTGGGCAATGCGGCCGGCGCTTTGCCGCTGGTGTTGGGTCAGCGTGATGCCGAGCCTGATATCGCCCAGCCGCTGCTCGATCATTACTGGTCGCCACAACCGCAACTGGCCCTTGGTCAGGCCCTGCGTGGCAAAGCTACCTCAGCGCTGGATATCTCTGATGGTCTGCTCGCCGATTGCGGCCATATTGCGCTGGCATCGAAGGTGCGGCTTGAGATTGAACGCGAGCGCGTACCGCTGTCGGATGCATTAGTGGCGTTTCTCGGTCAGCGCGGCGCCGAGCGTGCAGCGCTGAGCGGCGGCGATGATTACGTGCTGGCGTTCACCCTACCGTCCGTCGAGTTGCCGGCGCTGCTGGCCAATGGCTGGCCGATCCACGTGATCGGTCGTGTGTCAGAAGGTCAGGGCGTGGTCCTGCTGGATCGCGAAGGGCACGACATCACCCCGCAAATCCGGGGCTATCAACATTTTCAGGAGACACCGTGA
- the nusB gene encoding transcription antitermination factor NusB, which translates to MISDESDRFNPREPRPTDAGKPSKSEKRRAARQLATQALYQRHMASTSLNEIEAQFRVDNDFTFADASYFHDILHGVPASLTEIDTALAPCLDLTIEELDPVELCVLRLSTWELLKRVDVPYRVVINEGIELAKVYGSTDGHKFVNGVLDKLAPRLREAEVKAFKR; encoded by the coding sequence GTGATTAGCGACGAAAGCGATCGTTTCAACCCGCGCGAGCCGCGCCCAACCGACGCCGGCAAGCCTTCGAAAAGTGAAAAGCGCCGCGCTGCCCGTCAGTTGGCGACGCAAGCGTTGTACCAGCGCCACATGGCGAGTACTTCGCTGAACGAAATCGAAGCGCAGTTCCGCGTCGATAACGATTTCACCTTCGCCGATGCCAGCTACTTCCACGACATCCTGCACGGTGTTCCGGCCAGTCTGACCGAGATCGACACTGCGTTGGCGCCGTGCCTGGACCTGACCATCGAAGAGCTCGACCCGGTTGAACTGTGCGTACTGCGCCTGTCGACCTGGGAACTGCTCAAGCGCGTCGACGTGCCGTACCGTGTTGTGATCAACGAAGGGATCGAACTGGCGAAAGTCTACGGTTCCACCGACGGTCACAAGTTCGTCAACGGTGTGCTCGACAAGCTGGCCCCGCGCCTGCGTGAAGCTGAAGTGAAGGCGTTCAAGCGCTGA
- the ribE gene encoding 6,7-dimethyl-8-ribityllumazine synthase — translation MTLKTIEGTFIAPKGHYALVVGRFNSFVVESLVSGAVDALVRHGVSESDITIIRAPGAFEIPLVAQKVAQKGEFAAIIALGAVIRGGTPHFEYVAGECTKGLAQVSMEFGVPVAFGVLTVDSIEQAIERSGTKAGNKGAEAALSALEMVSLLAQLEAK, via the coding sequence ATGACCCTGAAGACCATCGAAGGTACCTTCATCGCCCCTAAAGGCCACTACGCTTTGGTAGTGGGCCGTTTCAACAGCTTCGTGGTTGAAAGCCTGGTCAGCGGTGCAGTTGATGCCCTGGTTCGCCACGGCGTGAGCGAAAGCGACATCACCATCATCCGCGCTCCTGGCGCCTTCGAAATCCCTCTGGTTGCGCAGAAAGTCGCCCAGAAAGGTGAATTCGCCGCCATCATCGCCCTCGGCGCGGTCATTCGTGGCGGTACTCCGCATTTCGAATACGTGGCAGGCGAGTGCACCAAGGGTCTGGCCCAAGTGTCCATGGAGTTCGGTGTTCCGGTCGCTTTCGGCGTCCTGACCGTTGATTCCATCGAGCAAGCCATCGAACGTTCCGGCACCAAGGCCGGTAACAAAGGTGCCGAAGCTGCCCTGTCCGCTCTGGAAATGGTCAGCCTGCTGGCGCAGTTGGAGGCCAAGTGA
- the ribBA gene encoding bifunctional 3,4-dihydroxy-2-butanone-4-phosphate synthase/GTP cyclohydrolase II: MALNSIEELVEDIRQGKMVILMDDEDRENEGDLIMAAECCKAEHINFMAKHARGLICMPMSRERCELLKLPLMAPRNGSGFGTKFTVSIEAAEGVTTGISAADRARTVQAAAAKDAKAEDIVSPGHIFPLMAQAGGTLARAGHTEAACDLARMAGFEPSGVICEVMNDDGTMSRRAELEAFAAEHNIKIGTIADLIHYRMIHERTVQRIAEQPLDSELGQFNLVTYRDSVEGDVHMALTLGTVCAEEPTLVRVHNMDPLRDLLMVKQPGRWSLRAAMAAVAEAGSGVVLLLGHPLDGDVLLAHIRETGDQAAPKKPTTYSIVGAGSQILRDLGVRKMRLMSAPMKFNAISGFDLEVVEYVPSE; encoded by the coding sequence GTGGCGCTCAATAGCATCGAAGAACTGGTTGAAGACATCCGCCAAGGCAAGATGGTCATCCTCATGGATGACGAAGACCGCGAGAACGAAGGCGACCTGATCATGGCCGCCGAATGCTGCAAGGCCGAGCACATCAACTTCATGGCCAAGCACGCCCGTGGCCTGATCTGCATGCCGATGAGCCGTGAGCGCTGCGAACTGTTGAAGCTGCCGCTGATGGCGCCGCGCAATGGCTCCGGTTTCGGCACCAAGTTCACTGTTTCGATCGAAGCCGCTGAAGGCGTGACCACCGGCATCTCCGCCGCTGACCGTGCGCGCACCGTGCAAGCGGCTGCCGCCAAGGACGCCAAGGCTGAAGACATCGTCAGCCCGGGCCACATCTTCCCGCTGATGGCCCAGGCCGGCGGCACCCTCGCTCGCGCCGGTCACACCGAAGCCGCTTGCGACCTCGCGCGCATGGCCGGTTTCGAGCCGAGCGGGGTGATCTGCGAAGTGATGAACGACGACGGCACCATGTCCCGTCGTGCTGAACTGGAAGCGTTTGCCGCCGAACACAACATCAAGATCGGCACCATCGCCGACCTGATTCACTACCGGATGATCCATGAACGTACCGTTCAGCGGATTGCCGAGCAGCCACTGGACAGCGAACTGGGCCAATTCAACCTGGTGACCTATCGTGATTCGGTGGAAGGCGATGTGCACATGGCCCTCACGTTGGGCACTGTTTGCGCCGAAGAACCGACTCTGGTTCGCGTGCACAACATGGACCCGCTGCGCGACCTGCTGATGGTCAAGCAGCCGGGCCGCTGGAGCCTGCGCGCCGCGATGGCTGCGGTTGCCGAGGCGGGCAGCGGTGTGGTGCTGTTGCTCGGTCACCCGCTCGATGGCGATGTGTTGCTGGCGCATATCCGTGAAACCGGCGATCAGGCAGCGCCGAAAAAACCGACGACTTACAGCATCGTCGGTGCCGGTTCGCAGATCCTGCGTGACCTTGGTGTACGCAAAATGCGCTTGATGTCTGCGCCAATGAAATTTAATGCGATATCCGGTTTCGATCTGGAAGTTGTAGAATACGTGCCCTCCGAATAA
- a CDS encoding riboflavin synthase translates to MFTGIIESIGSIRALTPKGGDVRVHVATGKLDLSDVKLGDSIAVNGVCLTAVELPGDGFAADVSRETLDCTAMNDLKSGSPVNLEKALTPTTRLGGHLVSGHVDGVGEIVSRSDNARAVEFRIRAPKELAKYIAHKGSITVDGTSLTVNAVDGAEFMLTIIPHTLSETIMASYKPGRRVNLEVDLLARYLERLLLGDKAAEPSAGGITESFLAQNGYLKS, encoded by the coding sequence ATGTTTACCGGCATCATCGAATCCATCGGCAGTATCCGCGCACTGACCCCAAAGGGCGGTGATGTGCGGGTCCACGTCGCTACCGGCAAGCTCGACCTGAGCGACGTCAAACTCGGCGACAGCATCGCGGTCAACGGCGTCTGCCTGACGGCGGTTGAGCTGCCGGGCGACGGCTTTGCCGCCGACGTCAGCCGTGAAACGCTGGATTGCACCGCCATGAATGACCTGAAAAGCGGCAGCCCGGTCAATCTGGAAAAAGCCCTGACCCCGACCACCCGTCTCGGCGGGCATCTGGTCAGCGGCCACGTCGACGGTGTCGGCGAAATCGTCTCGCGCAGCGACAATGCCCGCGCCGTCGAATTTCGTATCCGCGCGCCGAAAGAGCTGGCCAAGTACATCGCCCACAAAGGCTCGATCACCGTCGACGGCACCAGCCTGACCGTGAACGCCGTCGATGGCGCTGAATTCATGCTGACGATCATCCCGCACACCCTGAGCGAAACCATCATGGCGTCCTACAAGCCAGGTCGCCGGGTGAATCTGGAAGTCGATTTGCTCGCGCGTTATCTGGAGCGTCTGCTCCTCGGTGACAAAGCTGCAGAGCCAAGTGCTGGCGGTATTACTGAAAGCTTTCTAGCCCAAAACGGCTACCTCAAATCCTGA